A stretch of DNA from Mycobacterium senriense:
GATCTCGAACCCCAGCCGCGGCGCCCGGCGCAACTCGGTGCGCAGCCAGGTCGAGGCGATGAACGTCTTGGACGGCACGCAGTCGGCCAGGACGGCCGCCCCGCCGATGCCCTCGGAGTCGATCACCGTGACTCGGGTGGTGTCGGGGTGCGAGGTCGCGGCCACCAGCGCGGCTTCGTAACCGGCCGGGCCTCCGCCAAGGATCACGATGCGGGTCACCACAGCCCCCAACCTAACGAAGCGGCGGGGCACCTGCGAATGCTCGGGGGAAGACCGACCAGCATCGGACGTCTAAGATTTCCCCGTGCCGATCTACGCCGCGTACGGGTCGAACATGGATCCCGAGCAGATGCAGAAACGCGCGCCGCATTCGCCGATGGCCGGAACCGGCTGGCTGCACGGCTGGCGATTGACCTTCGGCGGCGAGGACATCGGCTGGGAGGGCGCGCTGGCCACCGTCGTCGAGGATCCGGATTCGAAGGTGTTCGTCGTCCTCTACGACATGACATCTGCGGACGAGAGCAACCTGGACCGCTGGGAGGGCTCGGAGTTCGGCGTCCACAAGAAGATCAGGTGCAGAGTTGAGCGCATCTCCTCGGACACCGACACCGACCCGGTGCTGGCGTGGCTGTACGTCCTGGACGCCTGGGAGGGCGGGGTGCCGTCGGCACGGTACCTGGGTGTGATGGCCGACGCCGCCGAAATCGCCGGGGCGCCAAGCGAATACGTGCACTGGCTGCGGACCCGCCCGGCCAGCAACATCGGTCCGGGAACCGGCGCCTGACCGGGCTCCCCGACGACGCCCGCAATAAATCATTCGCCCGACGGCGATCGGCAGGGTAGACAGACAGACCGACGATGCGCGCGCCCCGATTCTGCGGGTGCCGCCCAGGGAAGGAAAATCGGCTGTCCATTCTGTCCATACCGCTGGTCGCCGACGCGGCGGCGCGCACCTTCGCCGCGACGGTCAACCCCGCCCCCAAACCCGCCGTGCGCTTCCCGGAGTTCGCCGGCCGCACCTCTGAGGTCACCATCGACACCCGCCAAGGCCCGGTGTCCGCGACCGTCTACCACCCGCCGGCGGCGACGAACCCGCCCGTCTACGTCAACGTCCACGGCGGCGGGTTCGTGGTCGGGCACCCCGAACAGGACGATCCGTGGTGCCGCTACCTGGCCGCCAACGCGGGTGTAGTGGTGATCAACCCCGACTACGTCCTGGCACCCCGGCATCGCTTTCCCGCCGCGGTGCATCAGATCTACGACGTCGTCTGCTGGGCGGCCGGCCCCGGCCGCGACTGGGACGGCACCCGGCTGTGCGTCGGCGGTCAAAGCGCGGGCGGCAACCTCAGCGCCGCGGCGGCCCGGCTCGCGCTGGAGGACGGCGGTCCCGACATCGCGCTGCAGGTGCTGCACTATGCGCCGCTGGATTTGGTCACGCCCAGCCGCGACAAGCCATCCACCCTGGGCCGCCGCGCCATCATGAAGCCGTGGATGAGCGAGGTTTTCGACACCGCCTACATCCCCGAGCGGGCGCGGCGGCGCGACCGCCTGGCCTCGCCCGCCTGGGGTGACAACGCCGACGACGTCGCCGGCATCGCGCCCGCGCTGGTCGTGACGGCCGAGCACGACCGGCTGCGCGACGAAGCCCGCAGGTACGCAGGGAAACTCGACGCCGTCGGAGCGTTAGCGGAGTACCACGAGGTGGCCGGCGTCGACCACGGCTACAACATCATGAGCGGGGCCGGCGAGGTCGCGCGGCGCACCTACGCCCATATCGCCGACCACGTCGTCCGCGCCACCGGCGGCTAGGAGCGCTCGAACGCGGCCGACTGCTCGACGATGTTCGTCATCACGCGCACCCCGATCGGCAGGGCCCGCTCGTCGAGATTGAACGTCGGCTGATGCAGATCCAGCTGCGGCCCCACCCCCGGCCACACCCCCAACCGGGCCATCGCACCGGGAACCTCCTCCAGGTACCAGGAGAAGTCCTCGCCACCGCCGGACTGGCGGGTGTCGGCCAACGCGTCCGGGCCGATCGATTCGATCGCGTGGGTCAGGATGCGCGTCGAGACGTCCTCGTTGACCACCGGCGGCACGCCGCGCCGATATTGCAGCGTGTGCTCGATGGCCAGCGGCGCCAGCAG
This window harbors:
- a CDS encoding alpha/beta hydrolase, which gives rise to MRFPEFAGRTSEVTIDTRQGPVSATVYHPPAATNPPVYVNVHGGGFVVGHPEQDDPWCRYLAANAGVVVINPDYVLAPRHRFPAAVHQIYDVVCWAAGPGRDWDGTRLCVGGQSAGGNLSAAAARLALEDGGPDIALQVLHYAPLDLVTPSRDKPSTLGRRAIMKPWMSEVFDTAYIPERARRRDRLASPAWGDNADDVAGIAPALVVTAEHDRLRDEARRYAGKLDAVGALAEYHEVAGVDHGYNIMSGAGEVARRTYAHIADHVVRATGG
- a CDS encoding gamma-glutamylcyclotransferase; amino-acid sequence: MPIYAAYGSNMDPEQMQKRAPHSPMAGTGWLHGWRLTFGGEDIGWEGALATVVEDPDSKVFVVLYDMTSADESNLDRWEGSEFGVHKKIRCRVERISSDTDTDPVLAWLYVLDAWEGGVPSARYLGVMADAAEIAGAPSEYVHWLRTRPASNIGPGTGA